In Leptospira bourretii, the genomic window AAAAAGAGACCAGAAATGGTTCCAACAAGAGAAACAAACAATTCATTTGGGTAAATGATTTGTTTGCGATTCTTTTCCGTAACAAATAGTCCCTTCCAAAAAAAATATGGGGGTTTGGTTCTGTCGTAGAACTGAAACAATACATTCCGATCTGTATTTGGCAAAAAGTAAGTTGATACAATGAGTACAATAGCGGATGAAACTGCTGTGCATAAAATGGAATATGGAAATCCTATTTTTAAGTACACAGAAAAGAGTAAGTATAAAATAGGAGAAAGAATGAATGCAAAAATTTCTGTCCAAGCAGAAATTCTCCAAAAAAACCACCTTGCAATTAAAATAAATCCAATACCAGAAGATGCTTCCAATAAAAAAACCCAGGCCCCTTTTATTGTATCCATTCCATAAACTGCTAAAAAATAGGAACAAACAGCTGTTATGATTTGAATTCCATACGAAACTTTTAAATAATAAGAATCCGACCTTCCCTTTTGTATCATTGGTTTCCAGAGGTCATTTACTAAATAAGATGCTCCCCAATTCAAATGAGTGGCGAGTGTGGAAAGATAAGCTGCAAGGAATGCGCTGAGCATTAGTCCCATCATTCCATTTGGCATTCCTTCTTGTAAGACCATCAGAAATCCTTTCCCACTTTCTACTTCCGTAAGATTGGGATATAAAACAATGGATACTAATGCGACTAGAATCCATGGCCATGGACGAACAAAATAATGCGCAACAACAAACCAAAGAGAACCTTTTAAAGCAGCATTTTCATCTTTGGTAGCCAAAATTCGCTGAGCAATATACCCTCCCCCTCCCGGCTCCGAACCTGGATACCAACTAGACCACCAAAGAACTGTTAATAGAATTAAGAAATGGTCCCATGGTAAACTTCCTTCTAAACCATTAGGAAAAAAAAGAATTTTGTTTTCATTTAGTTTCGATTTTAATCCTTCCACACCTCCAATAGTTGGTAGATTTATTGCGTAATAAGCAAAAAGGATACAACCGAACCAAGCTAAAAAAAACTGAAATACATCGATGTAGGATATTCCTCTGAGACCAGCTATCGAAGTGTAAAAAACACCAAATAACAATAAATAAACGAGAATATGAGAAGAAGTCATTGTTGGAAAAAAAACTGGAATAATTTTTAGCATCGCCAAATTGACCCAACCAAGTATGACTAAGTTGAGTAAAAAACCAATGACGAAGGCTTTAAACCCTCTTAAAAAATCTGCCTCTTTTCCGCTGTATCGCAGTCCAATGAGTTCTAAATCGGTCGATGCACCTGAACGTTTCCATAATCTAGAAAAAAAGAATACAGTAATAAATCCACCGACTGCCATATACCACCAAATCCAGTTTCCGGCAATCCCTTGTCCTCGTATAATTTCTGTTACAGCAAGGGGAGTGTCTGCTGCAAAAGTGGTGGCAACCATGGCGGTCCCAGCAACAAACCAAGATAAACTTCCTTCCGCTTGAAAGTATTCTTTTGTGGATTTTTGTTTGGATCTAAAACGAAAAAGAAGAAGGAGAATGACTACAAATGGGAAAAGAAAAAATACAAAGTCAAGTGTATGGAAGGAAATCATAATCTCACTTTGATTCCCATCTCTTTCATTGTTTGTTTTGTTTCTTGGATTGAAAATTCTCCAAAATGAAAAATAGAAGCAGCAAGTACCGCATCTGCTCCCCCTCGGAGAATGACCTCTGCCATATGTTCTGGATTTCCTGCCCCACCGGATGCAATGATCGGGATGGAAAGATTGGATGTAAAAGATTTCATGAGTGTGATATCAAATCCATCTTTGGTACCATCTTTGTCCATTGATGTCAGTAAAATTTCGCCAGCACCCATTTCAAAAGCTTCCCTACCCCAATCCAATGCCTCTCTACCTGTCTCTAACCGTCCACCATTGAGATACACTTCGTACCGTTTGCGTTCGGGATGAAATTTGACATCGATCGCACAGACAATACATTGGGATCCATAAATTTCACTAGAATCTTTTAGTAGTTTTGGATTTTGAAAAGCGCTAGTATTAATCGAAACTTTGTCAGCTCCTTTGTTTAAAACTGCTTTCACATCCTCTATTGTACGAATTCCTCCACCAACTGTGAAAGGAATAAAGAGTCGATTGGCCACCTGCTCCACCAAATGGAGAAGGATATCTCGTTTGTCGGAAGAGGCAGTAATGTCCAAAAAACAAAGTTCGTCTGCTTTGTTTTCTTCGTAAGCGACTGCGCAGGAGACCGGGTCACCTGCATCAATTAAGTTAACAAATTGAACACCTTTGACTACCCTTCCTCCTTTGATATCCAAACAAGGAATGACTCT contains:
- a CDS encoding sodium:solute symporter family protein — encoded protein: MISFHTLDFVFFLFPFVVILLLLFRFRSKQKSTKEYFQAEGSLSWFVAGTAMVATTFAADTPLAVTEIIRGQGIAGNWIWWYMAVGGFITVFFFSRLWKRSGASTDLELIGLRYSGKEADFLRGFKAFVIGFLLNLVILGWVNLAMLKIIPVFFPTMTSSHILVYLLLFGVFYTSIAGLRGISYIDVFQFFLAWFGCILFAYYAINLPTIGGVEGLKSKLNENKILFFPNGLEGSLPWDHFLILLTVLWWSSWYPGSEPGGGGYIAQRILATKDENAALKGSLWFVVAHYFVRPWPWILVALVSIVLYPNLTEVESGKGFLMVLQEGMPNGMMGLMLSAFLAAYLSTLATHLNWGASYLVNDLWKPMIQKGRSDSYYLKVSYGIQIITAVCSYFLAVYGMDTIKGAWVFLLEASSGIGFILIARWFFWRISAWTEIFAFILSPILYLLFSVYLKIGFPYSILCTAVSSAIVLIVSTYFLPNTDRNVLFQFYDRTKPPYFFWKGLFVTEKNRKQIIYPNELFVSLVGTISGLFFVFGGLYTVQCLLWNEGLLIIGLLVFIMGLIGLYLSLKSLQQNETK
- the hisF gene encoding imidazole glycerol phosphate synthase subunit HisF, whose translation is MDELTKRVIPCLDIKGGRVVKGVQFVNLIDAGDPVSCAVAYEENKADELCFLDITASSDKRDILLHLVEQVANRLFIPFTVGGGIRTIEDVKAVLNKGADKVSINTSAFQNPKLLKDSSEIYGSQCIVCAIDVKFHPERKRYEVYLNGGRLETGREALDWGREAFEMGAGEILLTSMDKDGTKDGFDITLMKSFTSNLSIPIIASGGAGNPEHMAEVILRGGADAVLAASIFHFGEFSIQETKQTMKEMGIKVRL